From the Homo sapiens chromosome 1, GRCh38.p14 Primary Assembly genome, one window contains:
- the RABGGTB gene encoding geranylgeranyl transferase type-2 subunit beta, which produces MGTPQKDVIIKSDAPDTLLLEKHADYIASYGSKKDDYEYCMSEYLRMSGIYWGLTVMDLMGQLHRMNREEILAFIKSCQHECGGISASIGHDPHLLYTLSAVQILTLYDSINVIDVNKVVEYVKGLQKEDGSFAGDIWGEIDTRFSFCAVATLALLGKLDAINVEKAIEFVLSCMNFDGGFGCRPGSESHAGQIYCCTGFLAITSQLHQVNSDLLGWWLCERQLPSGGLNGRPEKLPDVCYSWWVLASLKIIGRLHWIDREKLRNFILACQDEETGGFADRPGDMVDPFHTLFGIAGLSLLGEEQIKPVNPVFCMPEEVLQRVNVQPELVS; this is translated from the exons ATG GGCACTCCACAGAAGGATGTTATTATCAAGTCAGATGCACCGGACACTTTGTTATTGGAGAAACATGCAGATTATATCGCATCCTATGGCTCAAAGAAAGATgattat GAATACTGTATGTCTGAGTATTTGAGAATGAGTGGCATCTATTGGGGTCTGACAGTAATGGATCTCATGGGACAACTTCATCGCATGAATAGAGAAGAGATTCTGGCATTTATTAAGTCTTGCCAACATGAATGTGGTGGAATAAGTGCTAGTATCGGACATGATCCTCATCTTTTATACACTCTTAGTGCTGTCCAG ATTCTTACGCTGTATGACAGTATTAATGTTATTGACGTAAATAAAGTTGTGGAATATGTTAAAGGTCTACAGAAAGAAGATGGTTCTTTTGCTGGAGATATTTGGG GAGAAATTGACACAAGATTCTCTTTTTGTGCGGTGGCAACTTTGGCTTTGTTG gGGAAGCTTGATGCTATTAATGTGGAAAAGGCAATCGAATTTGTTTTATCCTGTATGAACTTTGACGGTGGATTTGGTTGCAGACCAGGTTCTGAATCCCATGCTGGGCAG ATCTATTGTTGCACAGGATTTCTGGCAATTACAAGTCAGTTGCATCAAGTAAATTCTGATTTACTTGGCTGGTGGCTTTGTGAACGACAATTACCCTCAGGCGGGCTCAATGGAAGGCCGGAGAAG TTACCAGATGTATGCTACTCATGGTGGGTCCTGGCTTCCCTAAAGATAATTGGAAGACTTCATTGGATTGATAGAGAGAAACTGCGTAATTTCATTTTAGCATGTCAAGATGAAGAAACGGGGGGATTTGCAGACAGGCCAGGAGATATG gtGGATCCTTTTCATACCTTAtttggaattgctggattgtcACTTTTGGGAGAAGAACAGATTAAACCTGTTAATCCTGTCTTTTGCATGCCTGAAGAAGTGCTTCAGAGAGTGAATGTTCAGCCTGAGCTAGTGAGCTAG